A window of the Oryza brachyantha chromosome 5, ObraRS2, whole genome shotgun sequence genome harbors these coding sequences:
- the LOC102712634 gene encoding hydroxyproline O-arabinosyltransferase PLENTY-like, producing MSGRKNAGKASPCLLLLISVGCFFATYNFLTMVGHGRSWDGPRKMLGGGGGDSAASFASGSDPSKRFHVALTATDALYSQWQSRVMYYWYREMRDRPGSDMGGFTRILHSGKPDGLMDEIPTLVVDPLPEGADRGYIVLNRPWAFVQWLKTADIKEDYVLMAEPDHIFVRPLPNLAHGDEPAAFPFFYIKPTENEKILRKFFPEEKGPISKIDPIGNSPVIIKKAQLEKIAPTWMNVSLKMKEDEATDKAFGWVLEMYAYAVASALHGVHHSLRKDFMIQPPWDLKMDSTFIIHYTYGCDYTLKGELTYGKIGEWRFDKRSYLRSPPPRNLSLPPPGVPESVATLVKMVNEATANIPGWDEER from the exons ATGAGCGGGAGGAAGAACGCCGGCAAGGCCTCGCCGTGCCTGCTCCTCCTGATCTCGGTGGGCTGCTTCTTCGCGACCTACAACTTCCTGACGATGGTGGGCCACGGCCGGAGCTGGGACGGGCCGCGGAAgatgctcggcggcggcggcggcgactctgCCGCCTCGTTCGCCTCCGGCTCGGACCCGTCGAAGAGGTTCCACGTCGCGCTCACGGCGACGGACGCGCTGTACAGCCAGTGGCAGTCGCGGGTAATGTACTACTGGTACAGGGAGATGAGAGACCGGCCCGGCTCGGACATGGGCGGCTTCACGCGGATCCTGCACTCCGGCAAGCCGGACGGTTTGATGGATGAGATACCCACCTTAGTGGTTGACCCCCTCCCTGAAGGCGCAGATCGA GGCTACATTGTCCTAAATAGGCCTTGGGCATTTGTTCAATGGCTGAAGACAGCTGACATCAAGGAAGA CTATGTACTTATGGCTGAGCCAGATCACATTTTCGTGAGGCCATTGCCAAACTTAGCTCATGGCGATGAACCTGCTGCATTTCCATTCTTCTACATCAAACCGACTGAAAACGAAAAAATACTGAGGAAGTTCTTTCCTGAAGAAAAAGGACCAATCTCAAAAATTGATCCTATTGGTAACTCCCCAGTGATTATCAAGAAG GCACAGCTTGAGAAGATTGCTCCAACTTGGATGAATGTTTCGTTGAAAATGAAAGAGGATGAGGCGACAGACAAGGCTTTTGGATGGGTCTTGGAAAT gTATGCATATGCTGTCGCTAGTGCATTGCATGGTGTGCACCACAGCCTTCGTAAGGATTTTATGATTCAG CCTCCTTGGGACCTGAAAATGGACAGCACATTCATCATCCATTACACTTATGGGTGTGATTATACATTAAAG GGTGAGCTAACTTATGGGAAAATAGGTGAATGGCGTTTTGACAAAAGATCTTATCTTCGTTCACCGCCGCCAAGAAATCTTTCATTGCCTCCTCCAGGAGTTCCTGAAAGTGTG
- the LOC121054572 gene encoding uncharacterized protein LOC121054572, producing the protein MGNGMSPCLCSPAVHGEGAAAARLVFWGGPARQVVAGVATAGDVMAELADRHLVCAADSFFIGLPVPALPAGEELVAGQTYFVLPAARFSCQQALTAASLASLSPSPAAKVSLAGGASSPFEYVTGDDGMALIRVLPEFIEKAITCVGGGGGAVAADQLCSTPELRKHYMQLVGARQQRPWSPGLETISEAGKRRRRRMPSPVRLVALAKAASR; encoded by the coding sequence ATGGGCAACGGCATGTCCCCGTGCCTGTGCTCCCCGGCCGTGCACGgcgagggggcggcggcggcgaggctggtGTTCTGGGGCGGGCCGGCGAGGCAGGTTGTGGCTGGCGTCGCCACGGCCGGCGACGTCATGGCGGAGCTCGCCGACCGCCACCTCGTCTGCGCCGCCGACTCGTTCTTCATCGGCCTCCCGGTCCCGGCGCTGCCGGCCGGGGAGGAGCTGGTGGCGGGGCAGACGTACTTCGTGCTCCCCGCCGCGCGGTTCTCCTGCCAGCAGGCGCTCACCGCGGCCTCGCtcgcgtcgctgtcgccgtccCCTGCGGCGAAGGTgtccctcgccggcggcgcgtcgtcgccgttcgaGTACGTcacgggcgacgacggcatggCGCTCATCAGGGTCCTCCCGGAGTTCATCGAGAAGGCCATCACCtgcgttggcggcggcggcggcgcggtggcggccgacCAGCTGTGCAGCACGCCGGAGCTGAGGAAGCACTACATGCAGCTGGTGGGcgcgcggcagcagcggccgTGGTCGCCGGGGCTCGAGACGATATCGGAGGccgggaagcggcggcggcggcggatgccgtcgccggtgaggcTGGTGGCGCTGGCGAAGGCGGCGTCAAGATAG